ACTTTTTGACATCTGTTTGTCACATCCAATGACATTGGACATTACCGACGGATCTAttaatttccaggcattttcgACCTCTTCAAATAATTGAGCATGATTGCTGATATTTTTGGTGCGTATTTGTTTCTATCTAACTATCTCCCAAAGCTTCTCAATTGGGTTTAAGTCCGGAAATTGTAGTGGCCATTTTAAgacttgaattttattttccacAAACCATTCCTTCACCAGTTTGGCAgtatgtttggggtcgttatcgCATTGGAACGTAAACCATAGCAGTATTTCCCTTTCGACGTAAGGCAGCACTACATCTTCCAATATAGTACGATACTTAAATCGATCCATGGTACCCAAAACTTTGTAGATTGGACTCGTTCTATAACCTGAAAAACAACCCCAAATAATTGTATTGCCGCCTTCGTGCTAACGGTACCAGAAACATATTATGGATTCTTTTTCAAGTCTTTTATTTAATGGACGATGCACGAAAAATATGAAACTTAGAAAGTCTATCAAACTCGTCACTAAACAACACTTTCAGCCGCTGATTAGTCCTATATGAAACTGCCGAAACCTCTAGCTGAGCCAAAATTTGGTTTGCAGACAGCcgcggtttattttgaattaaacgtttaattttCCTGTCCGTTTTGAAGTTTTTCTAGCACCTCTTTTAAGGTTAACAACCCTTCCGTGGAGCCGAAAATTTTGTATTGTTCTTGAAACCATTTGTTAATCACATTAAAttgctcttttattaatttttgcgaGCGACCCGATTGATAagcttctataattttttctttcaaatctACTGAATAGTGTTTTCCGCGAGTGCAATGCTAATTATCTACACTGGTATTTGTTATATGAAATATGAACAACTGCACCTCAGTGAAACTAAATACAAGACGAGTCTCTTTAATTTTGtcgcagtaatttttttattaatatggaCCCGAGGtacttaattatattattatttagttatataaaaatatcttgatttgttttttaaatacgttGAGCCATTTCAGGTCAGGACAGGTacaagattattattttttctgaagTAGGAGTGATGATCTTCACGAGAGTtgtataaattgattttttttaacgtccAATATATACTGCATATACTCACAGGGTAACGTTAAAATGTTACgatttttaaaggaatttcagCAGTCCTCTCTATAACCAAGACAGGAGGACAACATTGTCTAAATTTAGCTACCATTCCAAATTCAAGCAAGGAATGATGTACAATCTTATTGTTGTTAGTTAATACCTtgcgattttaaaatttttaaagatgaaCTATTTggtaaaaactatttatttcttcGCAAAAAAACTCTTCTTTCAACCGACTTCTGAGGTGTGATAGCGCATATAAAAAGTTGAGTCATAAGTAAATAACATGGTATTGACTTTTTCACCTTGAGGCTAGAGAATTTCAGAGACTGGTGTTTGGAATTGCATTGGTTGAAATGGACATATTGATGTCGATCTGAGAGATAACAGTCAAGACGCTGAATGGCTTCATCTAAAAAATTCTTAGTTTCTTTAAGAGGATAGTAAGTGTGACGCAATAAAATGCCTTTGTGAGGTCTCGAAACGAGGCAAGAGTATCAAGAGAtttttcaaaaccttttaaGATTTTACTAGTGAAGTGGTCAATAACTAAGGTTGTGGACTTGTCTTTCCAGAATCCAAATTGACTTATGGTCAACAGTTTGTTAGATTTAAAGTGTTTTGTTTTTCATTGAAATAGATTTTAGGTAGTCTGTAAATGACTCTTAAGAATTTTCGAGTTTATTCATCGCATTTTCGAATTTAGGTTAAAGttatcattttttgttttgttattcaTAAGTTTcctatttcttgattttttatttaacttatcaTTTACTATTTTAAAGGAACAACAAGGCATGTGGAATGACTCAATGATGAcgtcaaattttcaaaatatcccACCTTCCGATAGGGTGCTTACCAACATCGAACTAACAAACATTCTGTCAGGTGAAGataagttattttcaaaaacttgtaggttttaatgtatttgtattttaaaacagATTCGACGGACAAACATTTGTCCGGGAAAAGGCAGAAACGCAAAGCCACAGACGATTTATGGAAAAGTGGCAAACGGAAGGTGGGAGCAAATGCAGAAGACTCGGAACTAATGGATGCGTCGAGTTGTGACTCGACCTCTAGAAGCACCCCAATATCGCAAGAGACTGAAATTGCTACTCCTAACTCAGGGTGGGTAAcaaactcgtaaaataataagtagtaaaaaattataaattttatcggCTAAAACAGCACTGGTCCACATACAAACCCATTTAGTGAAAAATCAGTGATAAAACTATGAAAGGCTTAATTCTGTTCATATTATGCCCTACGGTGCATTTTGTGCgactattttttcttttgaaatttggtaaggaatactttaaaaaaatatctgaaaatttcaggcattttatttgaaacaaaataacACGTTTATCTTCAAGTTTTGCGACTTTGGAAAACTTCACTGAAAAATTTGTTATGTTAACAAAAGAacgaaaaatttacattttttgcaggTTTCACGAGATAATTatcatatatattaataatctAAACGGTTTGGatcacacaatttttttttgtagcaaattatttagatttattacaAGTTTATCAAGTGAATGAATTggaaagtaataaatttaatgctAAGTACTGCTTCGCTATTGTAAGTTACCGCAATGGGAATTTTGGTAGGGCATTAACAgaaatatattaagaataacAGTTTTCTTGTTTTAGAATACTGAGAAAATCgtcgtttaatttatttattatttgaaatgaaATATCCGGAAACCAGTATCTTTAGTTTATATGAACTTTATGTatgtttgaaatatatttattagtgaAGATGTTTAACTTAAGACATCAATTTAGgaaatggttttaaattaatattatagattgaAATGAAAATCTATTTcagattattttattgaaaatataatactAATTTGAGAAACTTGGAAATGATTTTGAATCAAATGCAAATAAAtggtatagattttttttttaaataatacgtATAATATACCTTCACGAAAAATAcacatatcaataaaataaagctGATTTTAGGATAAGATGACTGCTGTGTTTTcctaaagtttttattttctgttttgaaTTGTTTCGTAACAGGACCAATATGAAATCGTTTTAAGATttgactttttaacatttttgtttgaCACCGGTctataaagtatattttctattgttaaaacaataataatacaaatttatcaACTTCATCCTGCATttgatcaaaaattatttgaaaataaacaaatatataaatattaaaaaagtaatccAATTTTGCGAACTAAGTTAAAGCGACAAGTCTTGGGCAGTAGAAAAGTCTTCTTATGCCCTTTCGAACATAAAGATGTTCATTCTCAGGAGTTCAGTTCGACAAGTGCTTTCATAGCAATTCAATCTGATATGATGCCAAAAAAACCATTTCGACCTTTAGGGCTCAAATCAAATTGAATCCTTCATGAAAGCGTAGTAAATATACGAAGGGCATAAgataataataacttatttcattattttcaaaaattatcgaCTAACAAATTATTTGTTGGTGCAACTGTTGGCCgtttaaacctaaaatattaaaaacaaggTCCCTGAAAATATTTAGAACGTTAAAGGCCTGAAATTCTTACACATAATAAAACCTTCGCTACAATTAAAATCCTAAAGCTGGGTTGCATACATGCTAGACTTACAGCTTTTTATAGATTCATTACTGATGTCAGTAAAGGTTTGTGCAGAGACTCTTGTCACTAAATACTTATATTCTACCTACAAAttggtaataataaaaaataacattgaaaattatCAGGTCTCAGTCCGATTTAGAACTATCCAACGTTGACTCTTCAGATTATTTGGCAAACATAGGCAAAACTCCTGAGGAATTCCCTTTGGATCAGCCAGAAACCGTTGATATGGAAGAGATTCTCTCTACGGTACAACGAGAACCTTTAAGAAAATCGATACCAGAACCCTCGCCCAGTAGTTGTTCCAGTATAATATCAGatttaagtgaaaaaaatatgggtaatAATTGGCTGCTAATAATTGACTTTTACAcccttttaaataaagttaactTTAACGTTTCAGTTCCACCGAATGTTAGCATAACTCCAATCACAACACCTCCTCTTCCTTCATATTCTCCCGCTGAAAAGCGCACGGGCATCGAAATTATTCCATTAACGCAACCGGCTCCAACAATGATGTCCACTTCAATCACTATCACACCGATAACTCCAAGTCCCAAACCGCCCGAAGATAAAAGGGATCGAAAAAGTAGCAGGAGTAGCAAAGAAGACAaggaaaaaaagagaaaacggAAAAGAGACGAGAGTCCGATGGGTCCGCCGGATAAAGTGCCTATGAAGCAAGACCCTTTATCGAAACCGGTGTCTGTTAGTATAAAACCGACCGAGAGCCCTCCCTTATCTTCCACTCCGACTTCGCCAAATATGATGAGGAAGTTTAGTCCTTCGCCGACGTCGAATCGGCCTTCGATGTCGCTTTCTGGCAAGTTGAGTCCCAGTTTGGTGAAACCGAAAAGTTCGTCGAGTTCCTCGCATCATAGCAGTCCCAGTCCAAAAAACTCGCCTGCCCACGTGCCTTCCAGTCCTAAACATAGTATCAGGTAAGATTATCCTATATATTTTGTTAACTAAgtgatatttaaataataatttgattttaaatatggaaaacagGAGAATGAgtcatatgtttaattttatttatagaattatcGAAACAGGTCAGCCAGTGTATTTAAAGgatttatttaatcatttttataataattataataggtCAGCTAATTATCAAAAATCATTTGAGTTTGCAACCAGGTTTTGGAATAATTTGCCAAGAGAGGTCAAGACTTTTAAACAGCAAAGGTTTTCGTTATGTATGAAAACTATGTTGCTTAATGAGCAATTAGAAGGGGGTATTAATGGGGCCTGTGAAATATGTATAAGCATATCTAAGTATGCCTGGTGGTTAAAAGTAAtactttcattaaatttaaaacacttaacTTTAAGTATCTGCACCTTCCTCTGAGCATGCGGCTTCGACACATATGATACACGACAACTCctctttattttgttaaatacataaataataaataatctcttatatttcataaatttatttacgaTATGTAATCGTGATATACTCGTCTGTGAAATATATGCATTAGGGTGCTTATGTTATCGGTTTTTTTATAATGGCTGCGCTGGTCGTTTTCAccatattgtttttaattggtttagttttaatttttaaagtatttttgattttgatatgATTACAAGTTAGTTGGTCAGTCCGTCAAccataaattctttttttcaaaataattgcTTAATTGGAATTAGAAACCtattgtcataataaaataactagtttggtttttttattagtagGTTAACATGAAATAGGTAATAAACTTATACGGGTTCGGTCAACACAAGCCTTGGATGCGGAAATAAGTTtattaacttgaaataattatattaaaaagagaactaaaagaaaaatatatcaaaatagcGGTTCTTATCCTTTTTTCTCTACTAACTAGGCCCATATTAAACGTAGAAACGACCGAGTGGTGAAAGAATAGGCAGGAATGaggtataaaataatttttaagagtaGGGAGCGTAGAGGATAAGCTtcgacattttaattttaattaatcagcaGCGGAACTCTCTAACTCGATAGACATAGAAATAGACAAGTaaaaagataaaagaaaaatttctttctatGCGATTAGCACTCGCTATCCTTTTCTCTATGTCATTGGGTATCGTTTGGCTTTagacttatatttatttttgtaaaaattgaatataacaATATGTCATCGAATGCGAAAGAAATACTGctataaaattttgactttaccTTACATTTCAAAAGAGAtgttaaaaactacttatttgataaaaactcgctagatattattccattttttattaggtCATTGTAGGATTTCCAATTTAGTACCATTTGTGaagtttatttattcattattattgaaaaatcttttatataaaCTGTTTAAACCTTATTaccgttaaaattattttttaaattaggataaatgacaaacaaatttattaaagtttaatttgtaaaaCTTACATTACAGCAGTCCAAAGCATCACGGATCGAGTCCGAAACACCCCAGCGCCAGCGGTAGTGGCAAACCAAGTATTTCGGCTCTAAAAAACGCGGCAAGTTCTCCGTCGAGTAAGAGCAGCTCGGGGGAGAAGAGCAAAAACCGAGATAGTTCAAGAGAAAAGGATAAGAATCGCGGCATTATTAGCAATACGAAAAGCAAATCCAGTTCTTCGCTCAAAGTTAAACCGTTAGATTTAAACATCGGCAGCACGGAGGGTTTTACGCAGGAATCCCTGCCGTCGCCCAGTGGCGAGTCTAAGAGTAACGCAAACTTGTTGAGGAATCGCAAGGGGTCACTGTCGGCAATAGTGGACAAGTTGAATATTAAAGTGAACGCTCAACAAACTGACGTTCCCACTGACTTAAGTTCAAAGTCGAGTAGCAAATCTATGAGTAAAGATGGTAAAAGTGGGACAAAGGTAAATATTTGTGTTAGACATTTGTTAATGAGTAATCGAAAATTTATCCTTAATACCGTTAAATCTAAAAAGAAGTAGTCGGGTTCTGGTGTTTTTTTAAGGTAGAAAAATTCATGATCTGTTGGAGGACATTCTTTAATCCAACTATACTAAACTTAGTCGTACCGCCGCTCTTATACTGGTTTGTTCTAATGAGCATATGGAGTGAACGgcaaaaatatggaacaaattcaataaaaatagataGCGCTAAAAATAGCTCGCACACTCATGTAGACGTGGTCAATAGCAACTTTCTAATTCTAAATGAAACATCCTGTATgtgattacatttttggattctacacaaaattataaacattttgatgtttcacatgccatacttttatTCAACTCTTTCTAAGATGCGCGGTTttaaaaattgctgttttttatgaatttaaaagcctttaaaacttattctactaaaaatagaaaaaaaaacgaatttcacttcagtggcggctcgtgggaaaaaaagtaggtgaagaTCTGCATGGCCCAGAAAACAGTATTAAAGTTAAAGCTGACTTAcctagtttttataaatcaagTCGATCCTTCGGTACTTTAAGGAAGCGAAtcggttaataatatcctcgtAAAACGGATGTTGCATTTGCATAAGTTCTTTTAATAGTTCTTTATGTAGTGAAATAATAGCCAAACTGGAAAGTCTGTCTTGTGAATAGTAtttcttgtaaatgtttttAGCCGTTGTTCGTTGCGGAAGGCTGCCTGCAACGCTGCCAGACTTTGCAGATTGCCGTGAACATTAGGATGTTATGAATgattactatcttaaaataattaaatctatatctttaactgctcttactttacaatttagttaaaaaaaagagtgcatcCTCATTTctcttttcataatttaaacttccattttttcaaattttatcatttatctaataccttgttacttgccaataggagttctttctataCAAATCTGACAGCGGCGCATCTACTAGTTGTGCCACctgatgaaacgagaggttaggttgtttatatttatgttctgtggttgccggtatttctgacgagatacgcagtaaacattagctcatttttgtgtttttttctaaaatcggaactgtttatttccgcgaaacgtgtatatttatgtaaacgtttatatttatgtaaactcttcgcgtacttttaaatcgcaaaatcgtactttcggactagaaaaatcCTCGGAAAAACCGGGTCTCCGGCGCGccgcggttttatttgtttatatcagactTTAATACTTCAGTtcgtatttaatttaatgtttttctcctagTTCGGCTTGTAGTTTATACCAGAgtgtaaatatgcctcaaatgtgttgtgttccgggttgtaacggaaactataaaaacggaCCTAAAGTGCATGTCTTCGGTTTTCCTAAGGATATACCTAAATCTAAGGGGAAAATGGGTAAAAGCCATACACAGAGATGACTTTGAGCCCACAAACAACACGACAGTATGTGAAGCTCATTTTCCTGaaggtagtataataaagagtattttattatacgttttattatacatattaagttcaagattccaacacaggtaaaatgtttacaatagaattactaaaaccatgactgaaacttttgaaacttttttatatagcgaaccagtttgtgttttaacattacaagacaacaaaatagtgcattctttaaattttatttgtgaacaattagctttgcttacaactgcaaaggaaaggtacagaaattcaagtagtacaataattttgacttctataatctatactattagtcctcatgcatacaagtatttaagagattatggatccctaattttaccacatcctcaaactataatgagtatttgtaacaaacacatgaccgatccccacatagatgaaaaaaaaatgtttttaacttatgcccgaaatgtgtttagtttactaaaggatcatgagggatttgtgacactactttttgatgaaattcatattgacccttacatggactataaaggcggtaatatcactggaacatcagtcaataataagtctctagcttcaacggcatttacttttataattacAAGTGTGTGTCCCAGCTTTAAGGAAGTAGTTCACATAGCCAAATGTTCACATGATTCAcatctccaaaattacatcagacatactttataattttattaagacaattattgaaaatttagaggagattgggtacatagttttttaatagtgtgataataatgccattagtcatttttcaactgcagacCAACATAGCATTGTTTATActcatcccatagataatcagagaccattattttacctacttgacacagttcacttacttaaatgtgtatttactaattggcttaactctaaaccagaccaaaaattttattttcctgattttgacagctcgaagaaaaaatgtgcttctttttctgcatttaaaaattacatgaactggagtatacttaaactttttaagcttttaaagtcaatatatgtatttatgtgtatataataacattttttactacttaatggtataaaaaaaataaaaaaattcctaaatacGTATGCTGAATTTTGGCGCAGATGTAGGGGAATTGggagtctgcatttaatattacaccataatatttaacctgacattcaaccagaactaaaacatacctttgaatgtttcctgaactctattctattcctagcattttttaaaataagtcaaattttgagatattagcatatgaaatcccttggtttttaaaaatcggtggcccacatcgatgacgtcacgcgccaagcactaaggccttgtctttgagtgggtgttgaTATAACACGGGATCTTCACTTGGACATAAATTAGTATATTGGGGTTTTGCGGGTTGCGGCGCGGAACTGATTAAtagaatttattgtttattggataaactgatatattatttaataaaaactagttATTTTGGTACTTTTTGATTGTCTTAGATCAAAAGAGAATACTCATATAAtatatgttgtttttattttcatattttatttatattttttggtgaaGCTCATCTTCACCTACTTCACCTGACGAGCCGCTCCTGTTTCACTTTTGtattcttactttttaattccttttttatgaaaacatacaaaatattcAATCTTAGAAAGAGTTCAATAAAAGTATGGCATCTGATACgtcaaaatgtttataaatctgtgtagaattcaaaaatgtaatcacatacagaatgttccatttaaaataagaaagttggtgtTGACCGCGGCTACATGAgaccctgtatacaaaatttttgttggaaaaatgcgcaacgaaaaatattttaatagacgAGTGCCaacatttttttgaacacactctcatttattttttattgaatttgttccatatttttgcCATTCACTGTATGACCAAAACTACTATTGTGTCTAAGTGTGCGTATATTAGTTGGAATAAAGATTATCCTATAACAGCCCATGACTTTTCCTACGTGATTATTGCTTTACAGCTGCAATAGCAGATGTACTgaacaaatactttttattcattttaaaggCAGTGGGCGACATTAAAAACTCGGAATATATGGTTAAGACCAGCTCGGACGGCTTAAAACTCACCATCAACAAACCTCGCACGAAAGAAAGCAAATCATCGAGTAGCACCGGCAGTTCGAATGTTCAAAGTTTATCTAAAACGCCATCCACGAGCCTAACGGGCTCTCCAAAGGTCCACACGGGATTAAAACCTGGAGTGAACAGTGGTCCGGCTTCGAAAAAACCTCAACAGCAAATACAAAAAAGCAGCAGTTCCTCTAGTATACCCAACTCCTCCTCAACTACTTACAATGCTTCCGGAAGTCTTAAACCCACTAGCAAACAACCAAGCAGTTCAAGTAGTTCTAAGATGCTAAGTAGTCTTCCCAAATCGATTTCGAAACCTACCACGTCGCCTAAAACTAGTTCAAGCAGCAGTGCGACCGACTTAAGTAGCAAAAGCAAAGACCGTTTGAAGCCGAGCAAGAGCTCATCTGATAAGTCAATATTTTCGTCACTTAAAGACCGGGGGAAAGGTAGTCCGACTCAAAACGACTCTGATAGTGTATACAAACTGCAATCGAAAGTCGATCCGTACACTTCCGCTCTGATGATGGAAGGAATGATGAAAACTTTGGATAAGAACTTCCAAATTCCGAAGTTGTCggacaagaaaaaaaatgagaCGAATAATGTAAATAGGAGTACAGTTGACACGAAGATTTTTGATATGATGGTTAAGAATGATATTAAGTACCCGTTAAGTATACCGGCGATGAATCCTCTCGACCAAAAAATTCGGAACAACATGAGCATGTTGTCTGGAAAGGACGATTTGGATGACAAGAAGAAAGATGGACCGCAAAACTTATCTGGTAAGTACAAATTTAGTTGATATTTATAATCGTTTAAAACATATATTGTTATGAAATTTTTGTGCTGAATTTGACAAGATTATCACTTCTATAATAGTCAAAATGTATAGCTTTAAAGggatcttttttttaatattaattgctAACTCTGGATATATATGCGATGTAATACATAATAACATAAAccttttgggattttttttaaaaaacaaacatagcACGCAAGGTATCACAGTTATAGATACTTACGataggaataattttttaaagaccgAAAATGAACTCCAGTATTAtgtgatataattttaaacaaattaggTGAACAtggcaaaatattttatcacagaATACTGGATACCTGCTCGTTTTCAGTCTATAAAAATTCATTACTGTCCATATTATTACTTgctatgataaataaataatagaaaataaaagtttattaaatattttataaaatatagctCTTATTAAGGAATTAGGAGCTATT
The genomic region above belongs to Anthonomus grandis grandis chromosome 6, icAntGran1.3, whole genome shotgun sequence and contains:
- the LOC126737313 gene encoding mediator of RNA polymerase II transcription subunit 1 isoform X1, giving the protein MNKLHTNPPNMPALTKDKAKDWQLEILMEKLRSKASQFKTLPEISKNVRMTLLEKRYSLDSVEKSQHQKCLDTLQHVIKVTGRESLIERLESFTRQLGLRFVVEASGVFIFSDMFYLEIILEASGAVKDVKIHHEGKTDQQSCTELVNCLSRGDFTDFTTQLEGFVSIYQLNAEKKVKCKAFTALESLEADLCTLAQLQNFMKEPFNVIYKSPVGILEKRRGGHPMKLTYFVSPYDLLNVDKHEIDALSIDSIVSKGLGYWVTVCMEGSAAHKLQTSTLITVNRSMNGRSSPTYTPITAQNSAVVPACFTLKLNKPMPMCLSLVRKIQQIQQWPEIDNNNVPQPLLNSIVNHSSDGKMSCSNNKGLFVTLPDQTHCYCMTENRNMNSIFVSSIPFTHPAHVPSILIILREQALFNTIIGSCVRPNSRQTFENMTMFEVSALSSTQISISLEHPLEECMATADFDLSDLSNLICRIQNPGTPSSGVSDIASEVATKVLNKTFSIPITLRAVIKLWERQASQPSLYPGQENFSLPLGSVDPGGHSKGPGAGPGLAEFGGLHQDKIKQEPGTGPAGPQQGQAHHQTMIQEQQGMWNDSMMTSNFQNIPPSDRVLTNIELTNILSDSTDKHLSGKRQKRKATDDLWKSGKRKVGANAEDSELMDASSCDSTSRSTPISQETEIATPNSGSQSDLELSNVDSSDYLANIGKTPEEFPLDQPETVDMEEILSTVQREPLRKSIPEPSPSSCSSIISDLSEKNMVNFNVSVPPNVSITPITTPPLPSYSPAEKRTGIEIIPLTQPAPTMMSTSITITPITPSPKPPEDKRDRKSSRSSKEDKEKKRKRKRDESPMGPPDKVPMKQDPLSKPVSVSIKPTESPPLSSTPTSPNMMRKFSPSPTSNRPSMSLSGKLSPSLVKPKSSSSSSHHSSPSPKNSPAHVPSSPKHSISSPKHHGSSPKHPSASGSGKPSISALKNAASSPSSKSSSGEKSKNRDSSREKDKNRGIISNTKSKSSSSLKVKPLDLNIGSTEGFTQESLPSPSGESKSNANLLRNRKGSLSAIVDKLNIKVNAQQTDVPTDLSSKSSSKSMSKDGKSGTKAVGDIKNSEYMVKTSSDGLKLTINKPRTKESKSSSSTGSSNVQSLSKTPSTSLTGSPKVHTGLKPGVNSGPASKKPQQQIQKSSSSSSIPNSSSTTYNASGSLKPTSKQPSSSSSSKMLSSLPKSISKPTTSPKTSSSSSATDLSSKSKDRLKPSKSSSDKSIFSSLKDRGKGSPTQNDSDSVYKLQSKVDPYTSALMMEGMMKTLDKNFQIPKLSDKKKNETNNVNRSTVDTKIFDMMVKNDIKYPLSIPAMNPLDQKIRNNMSMLSGKDDLDDKKKDGPQNLSGSDDLFLSSDPLNPYSSNNDTLHGLTLTSKYAPTTTIDTEALDFSKTPTFPHSPSVSVHIVNSRASSRSSSCIGDEDLLDEGLVTLGK
- the LOC126737313 gene encoding mediator of RNA polymerase II transcription subunit 1 isoform X2, with the protein product MNKLHTNPPNMPALTKDKAKDWQLEILMEKLRSKASQFKTLPEISKNVRMTLLEKRYSLDSVEKSQHQKCLDTLQHVIKVTGRESLIERLESFTRQLGLRFVVEASGVFIFSDMFYLEIILEASGAVKDVKIHHEGKTDQQSCTELVNCLSRGDFTDFTTQLEGFVSIYQLNAEKKVKCKAFTALESLEADLCTLAQLQNFMKEPFNVIYKSPVGILEKRRGGHPMKLTYFVSPYDLLNVDKHEIDALSIDSIVSKGLGYWVTVCMEGSAAHKLQTSTLITVNRSMNGRSSPTYTPITAQNSAVVPACFTLKLNKPMPMCLSLVRKIQQIQQWPEIDNNNVPQPLLNSIVNHSSDGKMSCSNNKGLFVTLPDQTHCYCMTENRNMNSIFVSSIPFTHPAHVPSILIILREQALFNTIIGSCVRPNSRQTFENMTMFEVSALSSTQISISLEHPLEECMATADFDLSDLSNLICRIQNPGTPSSGVSDIASEVATKVLNKTFSIPITLRAVIKLWERQASQPSLYPGQENFSLPLGSVDPGGHSKGPGAGPGLAEFGGLHQDKIKQEPGTGPAGPQQGQAHHQTMIQEQQGMWNDSMMTSNFQNIPPSDRVLTNIELTNILSDSTDKHLSGKRQKRKATDDLWKSGKRKVGANAEDSELMDASSCDSTSRSTPISQETEIATPNSGSQSDLELSNVDSSDYLANIGKTPEEFPLDQPETVDMEEILSTVQREPLRKSIPEPSPSSCSSIISDLSEKNMVPPNVSITPITTPPLPSYSPAEKRTGIEIIPLTQPAPTMMSTSITITPITPSPKPPEDKRDRKSSRSSKEDKEKKRKRKRDESPMGPPDKVPMKQDPLSKPVSVSIKPTESPPLSSTPTSPNMMRKFSPSPTSNRPSMSLSGKLSPSLVKPKSSSSSSHHSSPSPKNSPAHVPSSPKHSISSPKHHGSSPKHPSASGSGKPSISALKNAASSPSSKSSSGEKSKNRDSSREKDKNRGIISNTKSKSSSSLKVKPLDLNIGSTEGFTQESLPSPSGESKSNANLLRNRKGSLSAIVDKLNIKVNAQQTDVPTDLSSKSSSKSMSKDGKSGTKAVGDIKNSEYMVKTSSDGLKLTINKPRTKESKSSSSTGSSNVQSLSKTPSTSLTGSPKVHTGLKPGVNSGPASKKPQQQIQKSSSSSSIPNSSSTTYNASGSLKPTSKQPSSSSSSKMLSSLPKSISKPTTSPKTSSSSSATDLSSKSKDRLKPSKSSSDKSIFSSLKDRGKGSPTQNDSDSVYKLQSKVDPYTSALMMEGMMKTLDKNFQIPKLSDKKKNETNNVNRSTVDTKIFDMMVKNDIKYPLSIPAMNPLDQKIRNNMSMLSGKDDLDDKKKDGPQNLSGSDDLFLSSDPLNPYSSNNDTLHGLTLTSKYAPTTTIDTEALDFSKTPTFPHSPSVSVHIVNSRASSRSSSCIGDEDLLDEGLVTLGK